A section of the Alkalihalobacillus sp. LMS39 genome encodes:
- a CDS encoding sodium/proline symporter has product MNNVEPIAIIILVLYLVGLLLIGFISSRKSSEGVTDFFLAGRNLSKWTVALSAVSSGRSAWLVLGVTGTAYATGLNAVWSVAGYIMVEVFMFFYVARRFRTYSEKTGSITIPDILETRFNDKKYLLRSVSACIIIFFMIAYVGSQLVAGGGAFASSMGVSTSTGMWLTAAILLAYTMLGGFHAVSKTDVIQAGFMFVSLVLLPTIAVIGLGGFGPILEAMHNEGGGFVSPFAFAFGAVIGLLGIGFGSPGNPHILVRYMSLKNVKEMRQAALISSFWNVLMGWGAVMIGLAGRAYFPDISMLPNEDREQIFLTLGSELLHPLFFGFLLVAVLAAIMSSADSQLLVGASAFVRDIYQKILGKDKEIPQKKLVFLSRITTVVFMGLALILAFTAQEFVFWMVLFAFGGLGACFGPALLLSFYWKGVSKQGVLWGMITGLITVILVKQQPQWTYVFLPDVKELLNTYFFGITYEAVPGFIVASVVTVIISLVTKKPAHAKETVDSLNETA; this is encoded by the coding sequence ATGAATAATGTTGAACCGATAGCCATCATTATCCTTGTTTTATATTTAGTTGGACTTTTACTTATTGGTTTTATCAGCTCACGAAAAAGCTCAGAAGGGGTAACAGATTTCTTTTTAGCAGGACGAAATTTAAGCAAATGGACAGTAGCATTATCTGCAGTAAGCTCTGGTCGAAGTGCATGGCTTGTTCTCGGCGTAACAGGAACTGCTTATGCAACTGGATTAAATGCCGTATGGTCAGTAGCTGGTTATATTATGGTAGAAGTATTTATGTTTTTCTATGTGGCAAGAAGATTTAGAACGTATAGTGAAAAAACTGGAAGCATTACAATCCCAGACATATTAGAGACAAGGTTTAATGACAAAAAATATTTGCTTCGGTCGGTGTCTGCTTGTATTATAATTTTCTTTATGATTGCTTATGTCGGAAGCCAGCTTGTTGCTGGAGGTGGTGCTTTTGCATCGAGTATGGGGGTGTCTACTTCAACTGGGATGTGGTTGACAGCAGCTATCTTGTTAGCGTATACAATGCTTGGAGGGTTTCATGCTGTTAGTAAAACTGATGTCATTCAAGCGGGATTTATGTTCGTCTCTCTCGTTCTTCTTCCTACTATTGCTGTCATTGGTCTAGGCGGATTTGGACCGATTTTAGAGGCAATGCACAATGAAGGTGGAGGATTTGTAAGTCCGTTTGCTTTTGCATTTGGTGCAGTAATCGGATTATTAGGAATAGGTTTTGGTAGTCCTGGTAATCCTCATATCCTTGTTCGGTATATGTCATTAAAGAATGTTAAGGAAATGCGACAAGCGGCTTTAATCAGTTCGTTTTGGAATGTGTTAATGGGTTGGGGTGCCGTTATGATTGGGCTGGCGGGTCGAGCTTATTTTCCAGACATTTCGATGTTGCCAAATGAAGATCGGGAACAAATTTTTCTTACTCTTGGTTCTGAATTGTTGCATCCATTGTTTTTCGGTTTCTTACTTGTAGCCGTACTTGCAGCGATTATGTCGAGTGCAGATAGTCAATTACTAGTAGGTGCTAGTGCGTTTGTTCGCGATATTTATCAAAAGATATTAGGAAAAGATAAGGAAATTCCGCAAAAGAAATTAGTATTTTTGAGTCGGATAACAACAGTCGTTTTTATGGGATTGGCGTTAATATTAGCTTTTACTGCACAAGAATTTGTGTTTTGGATGGTGCTCTTTGCTTTTGGTGGGTTAGGAGCATGTTTTGGTCCGGCTCTTTTACTTTCGTTTTATTGGAAGGGTGTTTCAAAACAAGGTGTTCTTTGGGGCATGATTACGGGTCTAATTACGGTTATTCTTGTAAAACAACAACCGCAATGGACATACGTGTTTCTCCCAGATGTGAAAGAACTATTAAACACGTATTTTTTCGGAATCACATATGAAGCAGTACCAGGATTTATCGTTGCTAGTGTTGTTACGGTAATAATTAGTCTAGTAACTAAAAAACCTGCACATGCTAAGGAAACCGTTGATAGTTTGAATGAAACTGCATAA
- the pruA gene encoding L-glutamate gamma-semialdehyde dehydrogenase: protein MLTTYKHEPFTDFSVEKNRVEFEEALQKVEKELGKEYPLIVGGERVTTEEKIISTNPSNKEQVIGIVSKANKEIAEKAIQAADDAFQTWRKVNPEERANILVRAAAMIRRRKHEFSAWLVKEAGKPWKEADADTAEAIDFLEYYARQMIVLKDGKSINSREGEHNRYFYTATGVCVTISPWNFAFAIMAGTTVAPIVTGNTVLLKPASTTPVVAAKFVEVLEEAGLPKGVVNFIPGSGAEVGDYLVDHPKTSLITFTGSRDVGVRLYERAAVVHPGQTHLKRVIVEMGGKDTVVVDKEADLDLAAQSIVTSAFGFSGQKCSAGSRAVIHEDVYDIVLEKAVALTKELTVGEPTTADMYMGPVVDEAAFNKIMDYVAIGHNEGRLVAGGEGDKSKGYFIQPTIFADVDPNARLMQEEIFGPVVAFCKAKDFDHAIEIANNTEYGLTGAVITNNRSHIEKAKEDFHVGNLYFNRNCTGAIVGYHPFGGFKMSGTDSKAGGPDYLALHMQAKTVSEMY from the coding sequence ATGTTAACAACGTATAAACATGAACCATTTACAGACTTTTCAGTAGAAAAAAATCGAGTAGAATTTGAAGAAGCATTACAAAAAGTAGAAAAAGAACTTGGAAAAGAATATCCGCTTATCGTTGGCGGGGAGCGTGTAACAACAGAGGAAAAAATCATTTCAACAAATCCATCAAATAAAGAGCAAGTGATTGGAATAGTATCAAAAGCGAATAAAGAAATTGCAGAAAAGGCGATTCAAGCAGCTGATGACGCATTTCAAACGTGGAGAAAGGTAAATCCAGAAGAGCGAGCGAATATCTTAGTCAGAGCAGCTGCAATGATTCGCCGCAGAAAACATGAGTTTTCCGCTTGGCTAGTAAAAGAAGCTGGGAAGCCTTGGAAAGAAGCGGATGCAGATACAGCAGAAGCAATTGATTTCTTAGAATATTATGCGCGTCAAATGATCGTATTAAAAGATGGCAAATCAATTAATAGCCGTGAAGGCGAACACAATCGTTATTTTTATACAGCAACAGGTGTTTGTGTGACGATTTCTCCGTGGAATTTTGCCTTTGCCATTATGGCCGGAACAACAGTAGCACCTATCGTTACGGGGAATACAGTATTATTAAAGCCAGCAAGCACAACCCCAGTAGTAGCTGCTAAGTTTGTAGAAGTGTTAGAAGAAGCTGGTTTACCAAAAGGTGTTGTAAACTTTATTCCAGGTAGTGGTGCTGAGGTAGGAGATTATCTCGTTGACCATCCAAAAACAAGTTTGATTACATTTACAGGTTCGCGTGATGTTGGGGTACGACTGTATGAAAGAGCAGCGGTTGTTCATCCAGGTCAAACTCATTTAAAACGTGTCATCGTGGAAATGGGTGGAAAAGATACCGTTGTTGTTGATAAAGAAGCGGATTTAGACTTAGCGGCACAATCGATTGTCACGTCTGCCTTTGGTTTCTCTGGTCAAAAATGTTCAGCTGGTTCAAGAGCTGTAATTCATGAAGATGTGTATGATATTGTCCTTGAAAAAGCAGTCGCATTGACAAAAGAACTAACAGTAGGGGAACCAACGACAGCAGATATGTACATGGGCCCCGTTGTTGATGAAGCAGCATTTAATAAAATTATGGATTATGTTGCAATTGGACATAACGAAGGACGTCTTGTTGCAGGTGGAGAAGGCGATAAGTCTAAAGGATATTTCATTCAACCTACAATATTCGCAGATGTCGACCCGAACGCAAGACTTATGCAAGAAGAAATATTCGGTCCTGTTGTTGCCTTTTGTAAGGCGAAAGACTTTGACCATGCGATTGAAATCGCAAACAACACAGAGTATGGCTTAACAGGAGCAGTTATTACGAATAATCGCAGTCATATTGAAAAAGCAAAAGAAGATTTTCATGTCGGTAACTTATACTTTAACCGAAATTGTACAGGAGCTATCGTAGGGTATCATCCATTTGGTGGGTTTAAAATGTCGGGTACAGATTCTAAAGCGGGTGGCCCTGATTATTTAGCTCTTCATATGCAAGCAAAAACTGTTTCTGAAATGTATTAA
- a CDS encoding proline dehydrogenase yields the protein MLEKISKNFFLSLSKNKLLNSGAKRWGLRLGASQVVAGVTIDSVIDVVRQLNDKGLVCTVDHLGEFVLIKEEAEQSTAICIETLEAIAESGVQCNLSVKLTQLGLDIDKQFCLENMKKIVSVANRLGIFVRIDMEDYARKQLTLDILEELRNSYDNVGTVIQAYLYCSNDDVKALKGIPLRLVKGAYKESEKVAYQEKEKVDENYFEIIKMHLLSGSYTAIASHDHHIIDKVKRFTEENNISKEQFEFQMLYGFRTNLQEELAKEGYTMRVYVPYGKDWYGYFMRRLAERPQNVSFALKGLVSK from the coding sequence GTGCTTGAAAAGATTTCAAAAAATTTCTTTTTGTCATTATCAAAAAATAAACTTTTGAATTCAGGTGCAAAAAGATGGGGCTTGCGTCTGGGCGCATCCCAAGTTGTAGCAGGTGTAACGATCGATAGTGTTATCGACGTTGTACGGCAACTAAATGACAAAGGCTTGGTTTGTACTGTCGACCATTTAGGGGAATTTGTGTTAATAAAAGAAGAAGCGGAACAATCAACAGCCATTTGTATTGAAACATTAGAGGCGATAGCGGAGTCTGGAGTTCAATGTAATCTTTCTGTCAAACTCACTCAACTTGGATTAGACATTGATAAGCAATTTTGTTTAGAAAATATGAAAAAAATCGTGAGTGTTGCAAATCGACTAGGGATATTTGTACGAATTGATATGGAAGATTACGCGAGAAAGCAACTGACTTTAGACATTTTAGAAGAGTTGCGTAACAGTTACGACAATGTTGGAACAGTAATTCAGGCTTATTTATACTGTTCCAATGATGATGTAAAAGCACTAAAAGGAATTCCTTTACGACTTGTCAAAGGGGCATATAAAGAATCAGAAAAAGTGGCGTATCAGGAAAAAGAAAAAGTAGATGAGAACTATTTTGAAATTATTAAAATGCACTTGTTAAGTGGAAGCTATACAGCAATTGCCTCACACGATCATCATATCATTGATAAGGTCAAACGGTTTACAGAAGAAAATAATATTTCAAAAGAACAGTTTGAGTTTCAAATGTTATATGGTTTCCGCACAAACCTACAAGAAGAACTAGCAAAAGAAGGTTATACAATGCGGGTGTATGTACCATACGGCAAAGATTGGTATGGGTATTTTATGAGACGATTAGCAGAGCGACCACAAAATGTATCATTTGCGTTAAAAGGGTTAGTTTCAAAGTAA
- a CDS encoding S8 family serine peptidase, with the protein MIKGKFSKIFTSFLIITVVFSLFQPIFASAETNSSKKLKDEAHVKVLEDLVEQQMSILSAEPSMDSTLEKVGDNESVSVIVQLSEEPVALEKGKRAVRGSSLSVAEERSVANKVSSQQKSFEQQLKTNNVNYSKGFTYNYAINAVTINVKGSDLEKILELPGVVSVTADKKVYSLETSNKSNTIQPTMDQSVDLLKIPELWNMGYEGKGIKVAVIDSGIDYYHPDFDGIYKGGYNFVPHDPTLYKMPRDFNDPFETSPEERVDGAPPSQSFRPFETDHGTHVAGTIAAVGNNNKNVKGIAPKVDLYAYRVLGAYGTGYVSSIIAGIDKAVEEEMDIINLSLGGGDANQNAPESIAVNNATLAGIVAVVATGNSGPNRESIGSPATSALAISVGNSTLADTINDTSSRGPANPFFDIKPDVVAPGTEILSTIAKYSSDADYTDAYARYTGTSMATPHVAGVAALLLSANPNWSPYDVKVALSNTAKVLDTKQFDVFDQGSGRIQPVEAVKAGALAYALDTTEFNGKVHQYEKGTVTFGHVSPNPNGETTVTKQIKVKDLGSQSKNFTVSVDVIKQATGSLSGATVNVNKSSFTLNGEEVLDVTLTVPKGEDSPGNEIQGYIKISNGTTNLSLPFAAEFAKGEGPSGLNYFNTDDIAISPNGDGKKDSTNVNVGLFNDHYFTYVELWDPLNPNGGEYGTGHLGYLTDDFNLSAGDHTISFDGYYKEWGTDEVTMAPEGVYAITFEGRQNGNSTDAYVAPFFIKTTPSEIVLNPVSDEIVEKEYSLTGKVNDKFVDFKTLVQEVFSQSYDVNDHLSVKYSVKDESGNVVDNNNVTLKQDGSFTLALSNLANGKNTVTLTVDDIAGNTASEKVELTVNVEEEEPPQTEINVTLTPSTTEETEGPVTISVSTDSKADLEALQWLEGEKSVEDFAEAGNNIDLSSKAFSVEENGTYTVYAKNVEGIKAIQTITIQNIVKPQPVLTLGLTQSPVATTAGPVTISLDVNSSDEIEELKWLEGEKEVSDFADAGTSIDLDSKKFEVNANGTYTVYAKNSADLEVVATIAVVNIVDEEAPFVIWLEPSTTEQTEGPVTITVELDNREEIAELKWLAGSQSVTDFAEAGQVIDLEAETLSFEVSENGIYTVYAKDSEENEVVQRISITNIGAVEPDPGDGEQPPGDGEQPPGDGEQPPGDGEQPPGDGEQPPGDGEQPPGDGEQPPGDGEQPPRDGEQPPGDGEQPPGDGEQPPGDGEQPPGDGEQPPGDGEQPPGDGEQPPGDGEQPPGDGEQPPGDGDQPGDTDKEEDPKTEDEEEKPSDDDSDKLPKTSTSLYNFIAIGVGLLLLGALAIYIQYRRRNEMA; encoded by the coding sequence TTGATTAAAGGAAAATTTAGTAAGATTTTTACTAGTTTTTTAATCATTACGGTTGTATTTTCATTATTTCAACCAATCTTTGCATCGGCAGAGACAAATTCTAGTAAAAAATTAAAAGATGAAGCGCATGTAAAAGTGTTGGAAGACCTTGTGGAACAGCAAATGTCCATTTTAAGTGCTGAACCTTCCATGGATTCCACATTAGAGAAAGTTGGAGATAATGAAAGTGTTTCTGTTATTGTTCAACTTTCTGAAGAGCCAGTAGCTCTTGAAAAAGGAAAGAGAGCTGTAAGAGGAAGTTCATTAAGCGTAGCAGAAGAACGTTCTGTAGCGAACAAAGTAAGTTCTCAACAAAAATCTTTTGAGCAACAGTTAAAAACGAACAATGTTAATTACTCAAAAGGATTTACATACAACTATGCGATTAATGCTGTTACGATTAATGTTAAAGGATCTGATCTAGAAAAAATCCTTGAACTTCCAGGAGTTGTGAGTGTTACAGCGGATAAAAAAGTTTATTCGCTTGAAACTTCTAATAAGTCAAATACTATTCAGCCTACTATGGATCAAAGTGTAGACTTATTAAAGATTCCAGAGTTATGGAACATGGGATATGAAGGAAAGGGGATTAAAGTAGCTGTAATCGATTCAGGGATTGATTATTACCACCCAGACTTTGATGGGATTTATAAAGGTGGTTACAACTTTGTCCCTCATGATCCAACATTATACAAAATGCCAAGGGACTTTAATGATCCGTTTGAAACGAGTCCAGAGGAACGGGTTGATGGAGCACCACCTAGTCAATCATTCCGACCGTTTGAAACTGACCACGGAACTCATGTTGCTGGGACAATTGCAGCTGTCGGTAATAACAATAAAAATGTAAAAGGGATTGCCCCAAAGGTTGACTTATATGCATACCGAGTTTTAGGAGCATATGGCACGGGTTATGTCTCTAGTATTATTGCTGGTATTGATAAAGCCGTTGAAGAAGAAATGGACATTATTAACCTTTCATTAGGTGGAGGAGACGCTAATCAAAATGCTCCAGAATCAATTGCAGTTAATAATGCTACATTAGCTGGAATCGTTGCAGTTGTTGCAACTGGAAACAGTGGTCCAAATCGCGAATCTATCGGTAGTCCTGCAACATCAGCATTAGCAATCTCGGTTGGAAACTCAACTTTAGCAGATACTATTAATGACACAAGTTCTCGTGGACCAGCGAATCCATTTTTTGATATTAAACCAGATGTAGTTGCACCTGGAACAGAAATCCTTTCAACAATTGCTAAGTATAGTTCTGATGCCGACTATACAGATGCATATGCGAGATATACTGGAACAAGTATGGCAACACCACATGTAGCGGGTGTAGCAGCATTACTTCTTTCTGCTAATCCAAATTGGTCGCCATATGATGTGAAAGTTGCGTTATCAAATACAGCTAAAGTATTAGATACGAAGCAGTTTGATGTTTTTGACCAAGGTTCCGGACGTATCCAACCGGTAGAAGCTGTTAAAGCAGGAGCATTAGCCTATGCGTTAGATACTACTGAGTTTAACGGAAAAGTTCATCAATATGAAAAAGGGACAGTAACATTTGGTCATGTATCTCCGAATCCTAATGGAGAAACAACAGTAACAAAACAAATCAAAGTAAAAGACTTAGGAAGTCAATCTAAGAATTTCACTGTTAGTGTTGATGTTATTAAACAAGCAACAGGAAGTTTGTCTGGAGCTACTGTAAATGTAAATAAATCATCATTTACATTAAATGGTGAAGAAGTGTTAGATGTGACTCTAACTGTTCCAAAAGGTGAAGATTCACCAGGAAATGAAATTCAAGGATATATTAAGATTTCAAATGGAACGACTAATCTATCTTTACCGTTCGCAGCTGAATTTGCTAAAGGTGAAGGTCCATCAGGGTTAAATTATTTTAATACTGATGACATTGCGATTTCTCCAAATGGAGATGGAAAGAAAGATTCTACAAATGTAAATGTAGGATTATTTAATGACCACTATTTTACTTATGTTGAACTATGGGACCCTCTAAATCCAAATGGTGGGGAATATGGAACTGGTCATTTAGGTTATTTGACTGATGATTTTAATTTGTCAGCAGGAGACCATACTATTTCATTTGATGGTTACTATAAAGAGTGGGGTACCGATGAAGTGACAATGGCTCCAGAGGGAGTTTATGCAATCACATTTGAAGGTAGACAAAATGGGAATTCAACAGACGCTTATGTAGCACCTTTCTTTATTAAAACAACACCATCTGAAATAGTACTAAATCCAGTAAGTGATGAAATTGTAGAAAAAGAATATAGTCTAACTGGTAAAGTGAACGACAAGTTTGTTGATTTTAAAACTTTGGTTCAAGAAGTATTTTCCCAAAGTTACGATGTTAACGACCATCTATCAGTGAAGTATTCAGTCAAGGATGAATCCGGTAACGTCGTTGATAACAACAATGTTACATTAAAACAAGATGGTTCATTTACTCTTGCTTTATCTAACTTAGCAAACGGTAAAAATACAGTAACATTAACGGTTGATGATATTGCTGGAAATACAGCATCAGAGAAAGTTGAATTAACTGTTAACGTTGAGGAAGAAGAGCCACCTCAAACTGAAATTAACGTTACACTAACTCCTTCAACAACTGAAGAAACAGAAGGACCAGTAACAATTTCTGTGTCAACAGATAGCAAAGCTGACCTTGAAGCTCTTCAATGGTTAGAAGGAGAAAAATCAGTTGAAGACTTTGCAGAAGCTGGTAATAACATTGACCTTTCTTCTAAAGCATTTAGTGTAGAAGAAAACGGAACGTACACAGTTTATGCAAAAAATGTAGAAGGTATCAAAGCAATTCAAACAATTACAATTCAAAATATTGTAAAACCTCAACCTGTCCTTACTCTTGGACTAACACAATCTCCAGTGGCAACAACAGCTGGTCCAGTCACAATTTCACTTGATGTGAATAGCAGCGATGAAATTGAAGAGTTAAAGTGGCTTGAAGGGGAAAAGGAAGTATCAGATTTTGCAGATGCAGGAACGTCTATTGATTTAGATTCAAAGAAATTTGAAGTGAATGCAAATGGAACGTATACTGTTTATGCTAAGAATAGTGCTGATTTAGAAGTAGTAGCAACAATTGCAGTAGTCAATATTGTTGATGAAGAAGCTCCATTTGTAATTTGGTTAGAGCCTTCTACAACAGAACAAACAGAAGGACCTGTAACGATTACAGTTGAATTAGACAACCGAGAAGAAATTGCTGAATTAAAATGGTTAGCTGGTAGTCAATCAGTTACTGATTTTGCAGAAGCTGGACAAGTAATTGACTTAGAAGCTGAAACCCTATCTTTTGAAGTAAGCGAAAACGGTATTTATACTGTTTATGCAAAAGATAGCGAAGAAAATGAAGTTGTTCAACGAATTTCAATTACTAATATTGGTGCAGTTGAACCAGACCCAGGAGACGGTGAGCAACCACCAGGAGACGGTGAGCAACCACCAGGAGATGGTGAGCAACCACCAGGAGATGGTGAGCAACCACCAGGAGATGGTGAGCAACCACCAGGAGATGGTGAGCAACCACCAGGAGATGGTGAGCAACCACCAGGAGATGGTGAGCAACCACCAAGAGATGGTGAGCAACCACCAGGAGATGGTGAGCAACCACCAGGAGACGGTGAGCAACCACCAGGAGACGGTGAGCAACCACCAGGAGATGGTGAGCAAC